A region of Micromonospora chokoriensis DNA encodes the following proteins:
- a CDS encoding PucR family transcriptional regulator, with translation MFPTVREVLALDPVRHGAPRVVAGDAELDRPVRWIHIAEVPDIATLLGGGELVLTTGIGLPGDDAGLRAFIGDLADVGVSGLVVELGRRYLTGVPRVMVAAAERRGLPLVELRRATPFVRITEAVHALIVDAQLTELRATEEIHQRFNDLSVEGADTAEVIRQAAELSGCPVVLENLSRQVLGYDPAGESAELLLDGWEQHSRRIPLAGRTAYDRDSGWLVTAVGARGQDWGRLLLRWPASGDVPSAQAGEPTAGPPTRLTILLERAASTLALGRLIRRDAEGLERQIHRTLLTALLDHSRPVDEVALRAKALGVVLDRRHLVGVMVRHRAEDLVGENGPEAGQARLRDLSEAVGQALREAKLTALTSAVDDNSVGVLLALTDPAAEDRALSAFATALRRVRLDSGTGRAASGADPARGVGAGAVIVAAGSGVASVREARRSLVEARQIAEAARRDRRDLPVFRLPHVGLAGLLHLLRDEPRLQTFVERELGALLEYDARHPREQLLDTLRAYLEQGRNKTAGAAAAHLSRPAFYERLARIARILDVDLDSVEASLSLHVALLALEAVRTP, from the coding sequence GTGTTCCCTACCGTCCGTGAGGTCCTCGCCCTGGACCCCGTCCGCCACGGCGCGCCGCGCGTGGTCGCCGGAGACGCGGAGCTGGACCGGCCGGTCCGGTGGATACACATCGCCGAGGTGCCGGACATCGCCACCCTGCTGGGCGGCGGCGAGCTGGTGCTCACCACCGGCATCGGCCTTCCCGGCGACGACGCGGGGCTGCGCGCGTTCATCGGCGACCTCGCCGACGTCGGCGTCTCCGGACTCGTCGTCGAGCTGGGCCGCCGCTACCTCACCGGGGTGCCCCGGGTGATGGTCGCCGCCGCCGAGCGGCGCGGGCTTCCCCTGGTGGAGCTGCGTCGGGCCACCCCGTTCGTGCGGATCACCGAGGCGGTGCACGCGCTGATCGTCGACGCGCAGCTCACCGAGCTGCGCGCCACCGAGGAGATCCACCAGCGCTTCAACGACCTGTCCGTCGAGGGCGCCGACACCGCCGAGGTCATCCGACAGGCCGCCGAACTGTCCGGGTGCCCGGTGGTCCTGGAGAACCTCTCCCGGCAGGTGCTCGGGTACGACCCGGCGGGCGAGAGCGCCGAACTGCTGCTCGACGGCTGGGAGCAACACTCCCGGCGGATCCCCCTGGCCGGGCGTACCGCGTACGACAGGGACAGCGGTTGGCTGGTCACCGCCGTCGGCGCGCGGGGTCAGGACTGGGGGCGGCTGCTGCTGCGCTGGCCGGCCAGCGGCGACGTTCCCAGCGCCCAGGCCGGCGAGCCGACCGCCGGCCCGCCCACCCGGCTCACCATCCTCCTCGAACGGGCCGCGTCCACCCTCGCGTTGGGTCGGCTGATCCGCCGCGACGCCGAAGGGCTGGAACGGCAGATCCACCGCACCCTGCTCACCGCGCTGCTCGACCACTCCCGGCCGGTGGACGAGGTCGCGCTGCGGGCCAAGGCGCTCGGTGTGGTGCTCGACCGTCGGCACCTGGTCGGAGTGATGGTCCGACACCGGGCCGAGGACCTGGTCGGGGAGAACGGCCCGGAGGCGGGGCAGGCCCGGCTGCGGGACCTCTCCGAGGCGGTCGGTCAGGCGCTGCGGGAGGCGAAGCTGACCGCGCTGACCAGCGCGGTCGACGACAACTCGGTGGGCGTGCTGCTGGCTCTGACCGACCCGGCCGCCGAGGACCGCGCGCTGTCCGCGTTCGCCACCGCACTCCGTCGGGTACGCCTCGACTCCGGCACGGGCCGGGCGGCATCCGGTGCCGATCCGGCCCGGGGTGTCGGGGCGGGCGCGGTGATCGTGGCCGCCGGTTCCGGGGTGGCGAGCGTGCGGGAGGCCCGACGCTCGCTGGTCGAGGCACGGCAGATCGCCGAAGCCGCCCGCCGGGACCGGCGGGACCTGCCGGTCTTCCGTCTACCGCACGTCGGACTGGCCGGGCTGCTGCACCTGCTGCGCGACGAGCCCCGCCTGCAGACCTTCGTGGAACGTGAACTCGGCGCACTGTTGGAGTACGACGCCCGGCACCCCCGGGAGCAGTTGCTCGACACCCTGCGCGCGTACCTCGAACAGGGCCGCAACAAGACCGCCGGCGCCGCCGCCGCCCACCTGTCCCGCCCCGCGTTCTACGAACGCCTGGCCCGCATCGCCCGCATCCTCGACGTCGACCTGGATTCGGTAGAGGCCAGCCTCTCCCTCCACGTGGCCCTGCTGGCCCTAGAAGCAGTCCGCACCCCCTGA
- the murD gene encoding UDP-N-acetylmuramoyl-L-alanine--D-glutamate ligase — MRLSDLRGRTVAVWGAGREGRAAVTAIAAHGPADLVAVDDSANFLSLPWEGPLAEAAPLVTGEAGFERLAAADVVVRSPGVPQTHPWLVELRRRGVMVTQGTALWMADHAARTVGVTGSKGKSTTSSLISHLLTAMGRPNVFGGNIGVPTLDLPEAELYVLELSSYQCSDLADSPRVAVVTALFPEHLDAHGGEREYYRDKLNLLAHDPQTIVVNGGDPRLAAELGEMPAVRAGRPDSTHVATGADGTPWFHLGDQPLFPRAVLPLVGRHNEGNLCVALAVLDALGVDVVAGKDHLAIAVAEFQGLAHRLTEITDPSGLTFVDDTLATSPYAAMHAIDAYDGRPLTVIVGGNDRGLDYTPLAEHLAERELTVIGIPDSGVRIVEALANLPKVRTEVVDDLVDAVRLSREVTPVGGVVLLSPAAPSYGRFRNFEHRSEVFAQAVADTAG; from the coding sequence GTGCGCCTGTCTGACCTGCGCGGACGTACCGTCGCCGTCTGGGGCGCCGGTCGGGAGGGTCGGGCCGCTGTGACCGCGATCGCCGCCCACGGCCCGGCCGACCTGGTCGCCGTCGACGACAGCGCGAACTTCCTGTCGCTGCCCTGGGAAGGCCCGCTGGCCGAGGCGGCGCCGCTGGTGACCGGCGAGGCGGGCTTCGAACGGCTGGCCGCCGCGGACGTGGTGGTCCGCTCCCCGGGCGTGCCCCAGACCCACCCGTGGCTCGTCGAACTGCGTCGACGCGGGGTCATGGTGACCCAGGGCACCGCGCTGTGGATGGCCGACCACGCGGCCCGCACCGTCGGGGTCACCGGCAGCAAGGGCAAGAGCACCACCTCCAGCCTGATCAGTCACCTGCTCACCGCGATGGGCCGGCCGAACGTCTTCGGTGGCAACATCGGGGTGCCGACCCTGGACCTGCCCGAGGCGGAGCTGTACGTGCTGGAGCTGTCCAGCTACCAGTGCAGCGATCTCGCCGACTCGCCGCGGGTGGCGGTGGTCACCGCGCTCTTCCCCGAACACCTGGACGCGCACGGTGGGGAGCGGGAGTACTACCGGGACAAGCTGAACCTGCTCGCCCACGACCCGCAGACGATCGTCGTCAACGGTGGCGACCCGAGGCTCGCCGCCGAGTTGGGGGAGATGCCGGCGGTACGGGCAGGTCGCCCCGACAGCACCCACGTCGCCACCGGCGCCGACGGCACTCCGTGGTTCCACCTCGGTGACCAGCCACTCTTCCCGCGTGCCGTGCTCCCGCTGGTCGGCCGGCACAACGAGGGCAACCTGTGCGTCGCGCTCGCCGTCCTCGACGCGCTCGGCGTCGACGTGGTGGCCGGCAAGGACCACCTCGCCATCGCGGTCGCCGAGTTCCAGGGGTTGGCCCACCGGCTCACCGAGATCACCGACCCGTCCGGGCTGACCTTCGTCGACGACACGCTCGCCACCAGCCCGTACGCGGCGATGCACGCGATCGACGCGTACGACGGGCGGCCGTTGACGGTGATCGTCGGAGGCAACGACCGAGGGCTGGACTACACGCCGTTGGCCGAGCACCTGGCCGAGCGGGAGCTGACCGTGATCGGGATCCCGGACAGCGGCGTACGCATCGTCGAGGCGCTCGCCAACCTGCCGAAGGTACGGACCGAGGTGGTCGACGACCTGGTGGACGCGGTACGGCTGTCCCGGGAGGTGACCCCGGTCGGCGGGGTGGTGCTGCTGTCGCCGGCCGCGCCCAGCTACGGCCGGTTCCGCAACTTCGAGCACCGCTCCGAGGTCTTCGCCCAGGCGGTCGCCGACACGGCCGGCTGA